A window of Adhaeribacter arboris genomic DNA:
TTATTTTTGCGCACCACGATGTGGGCAAAGATGCGCCCTTTAGTAAGGTAGATTTAATTAGTTGCCGCAACATGCTTATTTACATGGACGGCAATTTGCAGCATAAAGTATTACAAGCCTTTCACTTTGCTCTAAATATTGGGGGATTTTTATTTTTAGGTCCTAGTGAAAACCTGGGCGCCTTTAAGCAGTACTTTGCTGAAATCAGCCGGAAATGGAAAATCTACAAAAACCTGGAGGCCTCCCGTAAAACTTTACCTCCTAATTTATTAGTGCGCAAGCTACAAGTTGACGCGCGGGTACCCGCTGAGCCTACCCGGATAAAAAAGAACAAACAAAGCCTGCAACACCAAATAAGTGATATTTTTAATGCCACCCTGGTAGAAGAATTTAACTACGCCGGCGTTTGCATTGACGAAAATTACCGCCTGTTACATGCTATTGGCGATTACAAAAAATACTTAGACCTGCCTGATTGGCAACTACATTTTAGTTTAATTAAAATGGTGCCCGAAGACCTGGCGGTAGCTTTGGGTTCTTCCATTAGAAAAGTAGCCAAAACCAAGCAAAAAACTATTCTGCAAAATGTAAAGCTTACCCGTAATGGTTCTTCCCGGCTAATAAATATTATTATAAAACCGTATTTGTCCGGCGAGTTCAGCGAACGGTTTCTGTTTGTTTTATTTTGTGAAGCTAGCCGGCCTAAAAATCAAAAATTGGAAACGCGGCTTTTATCGGCCAGTAACCAAAATGAACAAATTGCGGCTTTAGAACTAGAATTAAGCGAAACGAAAGAAAATCTCTATTCCACTTTCGAAGAATTGGAAGTATCCAACGAAGAACTCCAGTCCAACAACGAAGAACTTCTCTCGGCCAATGAAGAACTGCAAAGCACCAACGAAGAACTGCAATCGTTAAACGAAGAGCTGCATACGGTTAATACGGAACACCAGCAAAAAATTAAAGAACTTATTGAGTTAAACGAAGACCTGGATAATTATTTTAGAAACGCTGATATCGGTCAGATGTTTGTGGATCAGCAACTAACCATCCGGAAATTTACTCCGGCCATTGTTAACCAAATCAATTTAATTCCGAGCGACATTGGCCGACCCCTGGCTCATTTTTCCAATAACTTATTGTATGATCATCTGCTCGATGATATTCAAACGGTAATCGATACGGGTAAGCCCCTCGAAAAAGAAATTCAAATCAGAAATGGCCGTTACTTTCTGATGCGTTTGGTTCCTTATTTAAAGCAAACAAACAAATTAGATGGGGTAGTGATCACCTTCGTAGATATTACGCTGCTTAAAGATTTGAATAACACCCTCCAAGGTATTTTAAATAGTTCTATCAATGGTATTACCGCTTTAAAAGCCTTACGAGGCTCTAGTAACCAAATTGTAGATTTTGAGTGGACCATGGCCAACGAAGCTATTGGCCGGATATTTAAAAAGGATCCAATGGAGTTACCCGGTAAAAGTTTACTAACTGAGTTGCCGGGCATGAAAACCAGCCGCTTATTTAATCGTTTTGTGCAGGTGGTAAATACCGGCGAATTATTAAACTTAGAACATTATTACGACTACGATGGCCTGCAGAGCTGGTTTCAGACAGTAGCTACTAAAGTAGAAGACGGACTTACCATAACCTTCGCCGACATTACCGAGAAAAAAATTGCCGAGCAAAAATTATTATCGGCCTACCAAGAATTACAATCAGCGGAAGAAAATCTAAAAAAACTGAATAACCAATTAGAAGCACGTATTGCCGAACGTACCCGGGAGTTATCGGCGAGTGAAGAGCGTTTCCGGCTTATTTCTTTAACTACCAACGATGTAATCTGGGATTGGACCATGATGAACAATAAGCTTTGGTGGAACGAAGGTTTTAAAACCATGTTCGATTACACTACCGAACAAATAGAGCCCGGCGTAGAATCATGGTTTGAACGCATTCACCCCGAAGACAAAGACCAGATTATTACTAGTTTAAACCAGGCCATTAATAACAGTCAGGAGCAATGGTCGGCCGAATACCGCTTTCGCAAAGCCGATGGTTCGTACGCGTACGTGTTTAATCGTGCCTACATTATTTTAAACGAAAATCGAATTCCGTACCGGATGCTCGGTTCGCTGATTGATTTAACGGATTTAAAATTAGCCCAAGAAGAACTACGTAAAACTAACGCTAATTTAGTCCGAATAAATAACGACTTAGATAATTTTGTTTATACCGCCTCGCACGACTTAAAATCACCCATTTCTAATATTGAAGGCTTATTGTACCATTTGGAGATGGAATTAGAAAATGCGGACGACCGTATTCTGGAAATTTTAAGTCATATTAAGAAATCCGTCGACCGGTTCCAAACCACTATCAAAGACTTGGCGGAAATTACGAAAGCGGAAAAACAGGAAGAAGATGATATTACCGAAGTAACCATAGAAGATTTACTGGACGACATTAAACTTAGTATTAATAATTTAATGGAAGAATCAGCGGCCGTTATCGAAACCAATTGCCAGGAGTGCCCCGCCATTAAATTTTCTAAAACCAACCTTAAAAGTATTTTGTACAACTTAATTAGTAATTCTATCAAATACCGGGCGGCGGAACGTCCTTTACAGATAAAAGTCTCCACCGAAAAAGTGCCGGGCTACGCTGTTCTTATTGTACAGGATAATGGTTTAGGCATTGAAGAATCGCAGCAATCCAAATTATTCGGTATGTTTAAACGATTTCATAACCACGTCGAAGGCTCGGGAGTGGGCTTGTATATTGTAAACAAGATTGTTCAAAATGCCGGCGGCCGGATTGAGGTAGCCAGTAAACTGAACGAAGGCACTACTTTTAAAATATTCTTGCGCAGTGAGTGAGCTAGGCTCTTAAATAAAAAGGCGCTTGTGTAAGCGCCTTTTTATTTACGTTTTATGTAACTTCTATTTTTATTTAGTTACTTCCCGTTCTTCCAGGTAAGCCCACATGGCATCTTCATCGGCTCCAATAAATAAAGCATAAACCATCATAATGGTATAAACTCCCGCCATAAGAATACTCAACGGAATACTAAAAATAAAGGAAAACAAGGTAGTAACCATTGGGTTTAATTTTGTTTCCATTTTGGTAGAAGCATATAGAAAGAACAGTAAATTGAAAGCAACCGAAACAGCCACAAGATTGATTAATTCCAACATAGATTAAGAATATTTGATATTGAAGTATTCTTTAAGCAATTTTATAATTCTGTAAACCAATAGTAAACTATTACCTTGATTCCTTTCGAAATTTAAAAATAAATTTTAAAAAACAGAAACAAATAAAACCGCTTTACGTAAAGTGCAACTTTTTTATCAAAATAATTACTTCTTCTTACCTTCTCTTTAAAGATTTATGATTTACAAAAAATCCGATTCTATCATCAACTAAGTGGAAGTCTTAGTAAAATTAGTTATAGGTTATTTGTCGTTCATTGCTCAGCTTGTAAACTCCTATAATAGCCCATTTGAATAGAAAAAATACTCTGATTAATTTCGTAGAAGTACTAAAAATTAAATCAGTCGGTCATTTATTCAAACAAGTACTTACAACCGCAACAAAACTAATTTTTATAGCAAACTAAACACTATAAAGCTATTTTAAAGTATTTAGCTAAATACTTTAGCTAAATACTTTAAAAATTAGCCAAAACTAGTATTTTAGCTTTATGGAAGAGCTAGAATACTTAAAAGGTCGGGGAGCCCAGTTAAATCCGGCTAACCGTTTCCGGAAAAACGAGTATGTTACGGAACATTTGGAAGGTTTAGACGAGCCTTTCTGGCAAAATTCAAAAACAGAATTCTTTTCCGAAGCTCCTAAAAAAATTATCAACAAAGTAGAAAGTCCGGACCTGGGACTCTCCTACTCAATGAATCCGTATCAAGGCTGCGAACACGGTTGTATTTATTGTTATGCCCGCAATACCCACGAGTATTGGGGTTACAGCGCCGGATTAGATTTCGAAAGAAAAATTATTATTAAACATAATGCTCCCGAAGCATTAGCGGCGCAACTCGAAAATCCTAAATGGCGGGTACTACCGCTTATGCTAGCCGGCAATACCGACTGCTACCAACCCATAGAACAAAAAATGCAGCTTACTCGCCGGATGCTTCAGGTACTTTTAGAATACCGGCACCCCGTGAGCATTATTACTAAAAACGCGCTTATTCTGCGCGATTTAGATATTTTAACTCAGCTAGACAAGTTAAATCTGCTGCACGTAAATATCTCACTTACTACTTTAAACGAAGAACTCCGGTCGCGCTTGGAGCCTCGTACTGCTGCCGCTACTAAGCGTTTAGCCGTAATAAAAAAGCTAAGCAGTGCCGGAATTTCGGTAAATGTTATGCTGGCTCCCATAATTCCTGGGCTCAATGATCATGAAATACCCGAACTAATGCGGCAAGCCGCTGAACATGGCGCTGTATCGGCGGCATACAATATTGTGCGTTTAAATGGTTCTATTGGGGAAATATTCCGGGATTGGCTCGCGAAAAATTATCCGGACCGGGCAGAGAAAGTACTCAATCAGATTGCTGCCTGCCACGGCGGAAAAATCAACGACAGTACTTTTGGCCGCCGAATGACCGGCGAAGGAAAATGGGCCGAAACCATTGGCAATTTGTTCCGGATGGCAAAACAGAAGTACTTAAAAGATAAGCAAATGAAGCCTTATAATTACCACCTGTTTTGTACGAAAGCGGGCAAGCAACTCGGTTTATTCTAGCTAAAAAAAACCTAATTGCTTGTAAATACTGCACGCAAAATTTAGAACGTAATAATTAGTGGCCTTTTGCTGATTTAAGTTTTACTTAATCTTCTACCCTACTAATGATCAACGTTTATTTACTTACTTATAAAAAGATTTAATCCGGCATTAAACCTTTTCATGAGGCTACCCTCTAAGTAATAAATGAATGTTTTTAATTACTTATTATGAAAAAGTTAGTATTTGTTTTTGCTTTAGGTTTATTTGCTGTTTCTGCTACTTACGCGCAAACAGGTAACCAGACAAACACCGAACAACAATCGTTACGACGGGAACGGGCCACCCCCGAGGAACGGGCAGCACGCCAAACAAAAATGATGGCCAAATCTTTAGGTTTAACGGCCGATCAGGAAACTCAATTGCAAGCTTTAAATTTAAAGCGCATGCAGGAAATGCAGGCCTTACGCGGAAAGTATAAGGACAGCGGCGCTACGCAAAACAACAACATTGGTAAGGAGTCCAAAACTCTGCGCGAGAATTGGGAAACCCAGCTAAAAGCTATTTTAACTCCGGAACAATTTACCAAATACCAAGCGCAGCAAGGAGAAATGCGAGACCGTCGGCATAGAAATACGCCGGACACTAAATAATCGTAATATTTTAGAAACCCGAGTGGTTCTTAAACAAAAAAGCAAGCGCTAATGCTTGCTTTTTTGCTTTTCTTTTGTAATCAAATTCAAGTCCCGTTCGGTTCTATATTCCTTTCACCTTCTTCTAGATTACTAGCTACTATTTAACTTTCAGCAAGCCGTTGCGCTTAAGAAGAGCTAAAGGCGAAGGTTCTTTACCCCGAAAACGTTTGTACAGAATCATGGGAGGTTCGCTGCCTCCCGCCGACAATATGTGTTGCCGGAACAAAGTGGCTGTTTGCTTATTAAATACGCCTTTTTCCTGAAAAAACTCAAAAGCATCCGCATCCAGCACTTCGGCCCATTTATAACTGTAATAACCCGAAGAATAACCGCCTTGAAAAATATGCGAAAAAGAACAACTGGTATTAGCGCCTTTTACAAAAGGTAAAATTTCGGTTTCGGCTAAAATTTTATTTTCAAAAGTAAAAACATCTTCCCACAAATCCGTTTGAGTAGTATGCCAGGCCAAATCCAATCGAGCTAAACCTATTTGCCGCAAAGTAGCATAACCAGCCATAAAATTGGTACTTTCTTTAATGCGCTGAATAAGTTCATCCGGAATGGGCTCACCGGTTTGGTAATGGCGGGCAAATAAATCCAGGCTTTCTTTTTCGGTAGTCCAGTTTTCAAAAACCTGCGAGGGAAGCTCCACAAAATCCCAATACACATGCGTACCCGAAAGGCTGGAATAAGTGCTGTTCGCGAGTAAACCGTGTAAAGCATGGCCAAACTCATGGAATAAAGTACGCACTTCGTTAAAGGTAAGTAAGGCGGGTTTACTGGGAGTAGGTTGGGTAAAATTACATACTATAGCCACGTGCGGCCGATGATCATGGCCATGTTCTTTTTTTTGCGACCGATAAGAAGTCATCCAGGCACCATTGCGTTTACCCGGCCGGGGAAAGAAATCGCAGTAGAAAATACCAATATGCTGCCCTTCTTCATCCTGCACCTCGTAAACTTTTACATCCGGATGGTACGTTTCAATTTCCGTATTTTCTTTATACACCAAACCATATAATTTACCGGAAACCGCAAAGACGCCTTCAATAACCTTTTCCAGTTGAAAATAAGGTTTCAGAATTTCATCGTCAATGGAGTACTTTTCCTTTTTTAATTTTTCGGAGTAAAAAGATAAATCCCAACGCTGTAAATTTTCCGGTCCACTTATTTGCCGGGCATAATTCGTTAGTTCCTGTACTTCGTGTTCCGCTACGGGTTTGGCATGAATTAACAAGTCCTGCAAAAACCGACTAACTTTACCGGGTGTCTCGGCCATTCTTTCTTGCAAAACAAAATGGGCATGTGTCTCAAAACCTAATAACTGCGCCCGTTCCTGCCTTAACTTAACTATATCTAATACCACCGATTCATTATTATAAGCATTATCCTGGCAGCCGCGTGAGGCATAAGCCCGGTAAAGTTGCTGGCGAAGCTCCCGGTTTTCAGCGTACATCATAAAAGGGATATAGCTCGGTAAATGGAGGGTAAACAGCCACGAATTTTCTTTACCCGCTTCCGCGGCTGCCTGAGCGGCGGCTTCCCGCAAGAATTCCGGTAATCCTTTTAAATCTTCGAGATTGGTTATTTCCAGCGAATAACTATTGGTTTCGTGGAGTACATTTTCGCCAAACACCAACGACAAACGGGCTAATTGATTATCTATTTCGCGTAGGCGAGCTTTGCCGCTTTCGGGTAATTGCGCTCCGTTCCGAATAAAGCTTTTATAGGTTTTATCCAACAAGGTTGCTTCTTCCGCATTTAATTGAAGATTCTTTTTTGTTTCATAAACCTGATTAATCCGCTGGAAAAGCGCTTCATCTAATATAATGTCGTTCCCATAGGCCGCCAGTAAAGGTGATATTTCCTTGGCTAGTTGCTGCATTTCAGAGTTGGTTTCAGCCGCATTCAGGTTGAAGAAAATACTGGAAACTCTATCCAGTAATTCACCGCTCCGTTCCAGAGGTACAATAGTATTTTCGAAAGTGGCAGGAGCAGGATTATGGGTTATTTGATTTATTTCTTGTTTACCTAAACGAATAGCCTCTTGAATAGCGGGCAAATAGTGTTCATTTTTTAGGGATGAAAAGGGAGCTGTATCAAAAGGAGTAGCAAAATTGATTAATAACGGGTTCATGAGCTACAATTATATTATTTAATTTAAGTAAAAATAAGGTAAAGCTACAAATTTAACGCACCAATAAGATTGTAAAATCTAGAGTTGCTAGTACGTTCAGGTAAACTTAAGCCCTTATTGCCACCAAATTAATTATATAATTCAGAGAAGTCGCTCAATCGGTAAACTATTATTACTCTAATTTCAATTTAAATAGGCCAATCTAATACTATTATAATTTTGTTTATACTATCATTTGCTTCTGCAAAATTTATTCAAATAACTGCGGTACGTGCAGATCGGCTAAGTACGGGTCCAGGCAAGTTGCTTTGGTGTAGGTTCGAATTAATCCGACATCTTTAAGATTATATAAAAACCAAACTTCCGCGTAAAAACTGCCTAACCAATAAATATTTATTTTACACCAGCCTTTTATTCTATAATGCAAATAATGTCCCTCCGAATGAATATACTGCATCTGTTCGGTTACGGGCAGCGATTCAAAACTTTTTACATTCAGCATATCATTTAGTGGCATTGCTTAACGGCAAGTTGGCAAGCTAGTTTATCAATAGTTAAAATATATGTAGCCTCTAACGAAAATTATTTAATTTCGCTGCTCTTCTAACCTTATAACTTTTTAATTCACTAAAGAACAAAAATCTCCTTTTTAAATTTCTATAATTGAAATAAAAAGTATAAGGCCGTAATGCCAATGAATGTGGTAATTAAACCGGCTAAAAGTTCGGGTTTACTCCGGGATAAAGAGCAA
This region includes:
- a CDS encoding PA0069 family radical SAM protein, translating into MEELEYLKGRGAQLNPANRFRKNEYVTEHLEGLDEPFWQNSKTEFFSEAPKKIINKVESPDLGLSYSMNPYQGCEHGCIYCYARNTHEYWGYSAGLDFERKIIIKHNAPEALAAQLENPKWRVLPLMLAGNTDCYQPIEQKMQLTRRMLQVLLEYRHPVSIITKNALILRDLDILTQLDKLNLLHVNISLTTLNEELRSRLEPRTAAATKRLAVIKKLSSAGISVNVMLAPIIPGLNDHEIPELMRQAAEHGAVSAAYNIVRLNGSIGEIFRDWLAKNYPDRAEKVLNQIAACHGGKINDSTFGRRMTGEGKWAETIGNLFRMAKQKYLKDKQMKPYNYHLFCTKAGKQLGLF
- a CDS encoding chemotaxis protein CheB, which translates into the protein METQSTSDSFFTESLYQPQKLSSRVPAANFFVVAIGASAGGLEAINEFFDHLPANTDASFVVIQHLSPTHKSLMPELLTKHTTMTIMEARDGLMLQPNCIYLIPNKNTLTIQQGKLRLADKNQSSVPNMAIDTFLHSLATDTGKRSIAVILSGTGSDGTRGLEAIKAAGGVVVVQDPATAHFDGMPNSAIATGLADAVLAPKKIATYLVNYINNYHSAPETAAVDTSLQNNAVLEEILEFAKETCELDFTSYKRPTLARRVAKRMLEINFDSYEKYLQFLKETPSEIKHLCGDFLINVTRFFRDERAFALLEEKIIPEIVRSKQQDESIKIWVAGCSTGEEPYSLAMLLDTYLNRHQIYLPVKIFATDVDKEAIQVASRGVYPETITQVLPPPMLARYFVRRSDDYIVCEPIRKMIIFAHHDVGKDAPFSKVDLISCRNMLIYMDGNLQHKVLQAFHFALNIGGFLFLGPSENLGAFKQYFAEISRKWKIYKNLEASRKTLPPNLLVRKLQVDARVPAEPTRIKKNKQSLQHQISDIFNATLVEEFNYAGVCIDENYRLLHAIGDYKKYLDLPDWQLHFSLIKMVPEDLAVALGSSIRKVAKTKQKTILQNVKLTRNGSSRLINIIIKPYLSGEFSERFLFVLFCEASRPKNQKLETRLLSASNQNEQIAALELELSETKENLYSTFEELEVSNEELQSNNEELLSANEELQSTNEELQSLNEELHTVNTEHQQKIKELIELNEDLDNYFRNADIGQMFVDQQLTIRKFTPAIVNQINLIPSDIGRPLAHFSNNLLYDHLLDDIQTVIDTGKPLEKEIQIRNGRYFLMRLVPYLKQTNKLDGVVITFVDITLLKDLNNTLQGILNSSINGITALKALRGSSNQIVDFEWTMANEAIGRIFKKDPMELPGKSLLTELPGMKTSRLFNRFVQVVNTGELLNLEHYYDYDGLQSWFQTVATKVEDGLTITFADITEKKIAEQKLLSAYQELQSAEENLKKLNNQLEARIAERTRELSASEERFRLISLTTNDVIWDWTMMNNKLWWNEGFKTMFDYTTEQIEPGVESWFERIHPEDKDQIITSLNQAINNSQEQWSAEYRFRKADGSYAYVFNRAYIILNENRIPYRMLGSLIDLTDLKLAQEELRKTNANLVRINNDLDNFVYTASHDLKSPISNIEGLLYHLEMELENADDRILEILSHIKKSVDRFQTTIKDLAEITKAEKQEEDDITEVTIEDLLDDIKLSINNLMEESAAVIETNCQECPAIKFSKTNLKSILYNLISNSIKYRAAERPLQIKVSTEKVPGYAVLIVQDNGLGIEESQQSKLFGMFKRFHNHVEGSGVGLYIVNKIVQNAGGRIEVASKLNEGTTFKIFLRSE
- a CDS encoding DUF4890 domain-containing protein — protein: MKKLVFVFALGLFAVSATYAQTGNQTNTEQQSLRRERATPEERAARQTKMMAKSLGLTADQETQLQALNLKRMQEMQALRGKYKDSGATQNNNIGKESKTLRENWETQLKAILTPEQFTKYQAQQGEMRDRRHRNTPDTK
- a CDS encoding M3 family metallopeptidase, which gives rise to MNPLLINFATPFDTAPFSSLKNEHYLPAIQEAIRLGKQEINQITHNPAPATFENTIVPLERSGELLDRVSSIFFNLNAAETNSEMQQLAKEISPLLAAYGNDIILDEALFQRINQVYETKKNLQLNAEEATLLDKTYKSFIRNGAQLPESGKARLREIDNQLARLSLVFGENVLHETNSYSLEITNLEDLKGLPEFLREAAAQAAAEAGKENSWLFTLHLPSYIPFMMYAENRELRQQLYRAYASRGCQDNAYNNESVVLDIVKLRQERAQLLGFETHAHFVLQERMAETPGKVSRFLQDLLIHAKPVAEHEVQELTNYARQISGPENLQRWDLSFYSEKLKKEKYSIDDEILKPYFQLEKVIEGVFAVSGKLYGLVYKENTEIETYHPDVKVYEVQDEEGQHIGIFYCDFFPRPGKRNGAWMTSYRSQKKEHGHDHRPHVAIVCNFTQPTPSKPALLTFNEVRTLFHEFGHALHGLLANSTYSSLSGTHVYWDFVELPSQVFENWTTEKESLDLFARHYQTGEPIPDELIQRIKESTNFMAGYATLRQIGLARLDLAWHTTQTDLWEDVFTFENKILAETEILPFVKGANTSCSFSHIFQGGYSSGYYSYKWAEVLDADAFEFFQEKGVFNKQTATLFRQHILSAGGSEPPMILYKRFRGKEPSPLALLKRNGLLKVK